GGCCCGCATTCAGGTCAATATATGGTTCTTCAGGATCCGGTAAATCAGCGCCCAGTTTTTGCACTACCACATGTGCCGGAGCCACCCAGGTACTCTCTTCCAGCACCAGCCAAAGGCCATTTACCAGTTGAGGAATAAAGCGGCCTTTTTTTTCTATCAGCTCAGCAATGGCCAGGTTAGACAGTTTTCTTCTTCTTTCAGACTGCAACTGCTCATAATTTGTCCTCGTCCCGGTATGTTTATAATCCAGATACAAGCTGGCAGGCAAAGAAGGCCAGGTATAAGCATTGGCCTGCTCAGCCCGTTTGATGAAAGTTAGTTTTAAGTGCTCAGGAAGGGCATCAATCTTTTTAAAGGTTTCTTCGCGCTGTTGCCTTCTCCAGGTTTCGATCTGACTAAAATCAGCACCTTTGCTAAATTCGGCCATCAGCCAGTTCCTGGGCGCAGCCTCTTGTCCGGATGCAGACCCGAATACCAGAATCAGAATAAAAAACAACCAACTTTTTCTCATTTTTTTCCTTTTATAAGCTTAAGCAGCCTTCGTTCCTGCATTAAACAGAAACGAAGGCCGAACCCTTAAGTTAATTATTATTACCACTCTTTACCAGCCCGGGTTTTGAATAAACAGGTTGTTTTTATTCATTTCTCTGAGCGGGATCGGGTGATAATACATTTGAGGACTGTTAAACTTCCTCGTTTCAAATGTAGTCCTGGCTCCGGTAAAGGTATTTCCAGTTTTTGTCCAGCGCATTCCTTCCATAGGTCCATTTAAAAGTGTTTCCGCAGTTTTCCATCTAAAGATATCAAACAGACGATGTCCTTCTTCGGCAGCAAATTCAATGCGTCTTTCATGGCGGATCACCGCACGCATCTGCTCTTTGTTCATGCCTGGAGCAATCTCAAAAGGCATTAAACCAGCACGTTTACGTATCGATTCAACCGCCTGATAAACCTCCGCATTTGGTCCCTGAAACTCATTTGTTGCTTCTGCAAATTCCAGCAGGATATCTGCATATCGGGAAACCACCAGGCCAATCTGACTGGTTACCCCATAATTTCCACCCGCATTTTCATTACAGAACCTTCTCCAAAGGTATCCGGTTACCGTATTATAAGGTGCCGTTCCCATTCCATCGCCGGGAGCCAATGCATACAGGTCAACCGGTTTTTTGGTCTGACTTGTACGGTCCAGCCAGGGTGCCTGGTTATAAATCACTGTATAATAAAACCTGGGATCCCGGTTGAGGTATGGTGTGGTTGCCACATATCCTGAACCTGGTTCAGTAATGAGCTTGCCGTTGCTCATGGCATAATCATCTACCAGTTGCTGCGTAGGATTTCCATAGTTCTGGCCTCCACGTGATGCAGGCAGCAGGTATTGCTCGTAAAAGCGTCCGGTATTCATCATGATCTGGAAGATATATTCTGAATTTTTACGCTGGATGCCCATATCATAATATCCATAACCAGGAGCAGTTGCATTGTCTTCCACCAGGCGGTAAAGGCCAAGGTTCATTACGTCTTTTGCCGCATCAGCAGCTTTTTTCCAGCGACTGGCATCATAGCTTTCATAGCCGAGAATTGCTTTCAGCGGTCCGGAGTTCGGGTTGTTTTCATTGTAAAGCGGACTTGCGGCCATCAGCAATAATTTTGCTTTCACCGCCAGTGCAGCCCCCTTCGTTGGCCGGCCAAAATCTTCAGGTAAATGTTCCAGTGGCAATATCGCAGCCACTTCATTCAGTTCCTTCTCGATATAGCTCATGTTCTCAGCGAAGCTGTTTCTAGGCAATAAAAAATCATCGCTAAGGCTGTATTTCTTATCCCCAAGTAATGGAACACCACCAAAAGTTCTCAATAAATGATAGTAAGCATAAGCCCTTAAAAATCGGGACTCCGCTTTTAATCGTGTCTTTTTTAAGGTAGAAAGCGGCGCACGGTCAATGTTATCCAGGAATACATTGACCCTTCTCACCATCGCATAAGTATTGTTCCAGGTGGCCAGACTAAAACTATTGTCTGCACCCCCCGCCACATTTGCCAGGTTAAAACCCTGGGAGAAACCGCTTGACCAGCGGGCTTCTCCATCATCAGAAGCATCAGAAAAAGCCCATATCCCCCCGCCTGTGGTTCCATTCTGCATAAAATAGGTTCTGTGGAGTTCTCCATATACAGAATTCAAAAACTGAATACTTAAGGCGCTATCTGCAAAAACAGTCTGTTCATTGATCTGCCCGATATCCGTAGGATCCAGGAAACTTTTATCGGTTGCTTTTTTACATCCGGCACTCCATACTGCCAGACCTAAACCAGCAGCGATCATAGTATATTTAAATAATCTTTTCATGGTTTCTTCTTAAAATGTTACTTGTAATCCAAAGTTGACAATCTTCATCTGAGGATAATTCTGATAAGCCTCTACACTTCCTCTTTTGGACTCCGGGTCTACATCATAGATTTTCAGCTTATTAAAAGTGAGCAGATTAAGCCCGTTCGCGTAAAAACGAACGTCTTTTAAGTGCAGGCGGTCCGTAAGAGATTTCGGTAAATGATACCCTAGCTCAATATTTTTTAAGCGGAGGTAATCGGCAGGCCTCAACCAGAATGTGGAAGCATCAAAACTTACCCCTCCTAGTCTTGGGTATTCAGCAGTTTCTCTGGTTTCCGGTGTCCAGCGTTTCAGGTGAATCGCTGCCGGTATTCCGTTTACGTTTCCAATCTGTAACAAGGTATTGGAGCTGATGCTGCTCAACCCCGCCCCCTGTAAGAGGAAAGAAAAGTCAAAATTCCGATAACTGAACCCAGCAGAAAAACCATAAGTCAGTTCCGGAGTCTCCGGTTTTCCGATCGCGGTGATGTCATTTCCATCAATAATCCCGTCGCCGTTTACGTCTTTGTATTTCAGGTCTCCAGGTTTTACGATTTTTCCCAATACCTGTGGGCTATTGGCCACATCGGCATCATCGTAATAAAACCCTTCTGAAATATAGCCATACAACTGACCTACCGGACGTCCTGTTCTTTTCAGGTTCGGCGCTACCGCAGCAGGCTCATCTCTGAAGAGAATTTTATTTCTTGCAAAAGAAGCGTTGGCACGGATGAAATACTGAAAATGATCATTTATCGCATTCCTATGGTTCAGTTCTACCTCAAAGCCTTTATTACTTACTTTTCCCAGGTTAACTGGTGGCAGGGATAGGCCGGTATATCCGGGAACAGTCTCCCTTGCGGTCAGGATATCATACCTGAGGTGGTCAAAATAATCGGCGGTAACTTCCAGTTTGCTGTTAAACAACTTCATGTCTATCCCGATATTTGCTTTACGTTCCTTTTCCCAGCGTACATCATCATTGCCCAATGTTCCCGGTGTTACCCTTGGTTGTCCGGTTGGACTTTCCCCAAAATAATAACCGCCACTGGCAACTGTATAGACCTCATTATACAGGTAGCGATTGCCCGTTACCTCGTCACTTCCTACTGTTCCATAAGAACCTCTGAATTTCAGGTAATTGATTACTTTGATGTTGTCTTTAAAGAAGGGTTCTTCGCTAATGTTCCATCCACCGGATATGGCAGGGAAAAATCCGAACCTGTTTTTAGATTTGAAACGGTCTGAGCCATTGTATCCGGCATTAAACTCAATCAGGTAACGCGATTTAAAATTATAGCCCAATCTACCTGCATATCCCTGGAAGTTGCCAGGTGCATCAGAGCCCTTAATGTCTCCTGTCCGGTTGGTCAACACCAAACCATATACATTGTGTTGTCCGAATTGTCTGTTGTAATTCAGGATCGCCTGAAAGTTTAACCTGCGGAAAGGCATTTCATAATCACCACCCGAACGCACCAATGGTTCAATTCTCAATAACTCCGGATAAATCGGGTCCAGGGTATCCGTTCCCGGGATCAGGGAATACACCGGAAAACGTCCGCGGGTGAGCTGCCTGTTGAATTCTGATTTATTGGTATAGGCCACGACTCCTTTCAGGGATAAACCCTCTGTGATGAAGCCCAGCTTATGTTCAGCACTTAGGTTCACATTCAGGTCATTGCTGTAATTCCTTTTATATCCTCCATATTCCAGGGCACCTACCGGATTGAGCGATCCGCCTTTTACCCCGCCATAACTTCCATCTGCATTGCGCACCGGATACACCCATGGGCCAAGTAATCCACTGGAAATCCTACGCCAGAAAGGAAGTGCACCTCCTGCCATCGGATCAGGCAGATTCGGTTCATTCACCTCACTGAAACGGGTAGAAAGATCCAGTTTCAAACTTAGATTTTTGTTGACATCCAGGTCAACGTTAGAGCGGATATTGTATCTTTTTAAATAATAATTGTTGTCAAAATCTTCTTTTCTGTCGATATCCTTCAGGATTCCGTTCTGGTATAAGGAACCGGCGGAAATAAAATACCTGAGGCTATTTGTTCCCCCATTGATGTCGATGTTATTGCGCAATTGTACGGCACTATTTTTCATCACTTCATCGTACCAGTTTACATTTGGATAGCGGAAGGGATCATCGCCAAGGCGGAAATGTTCCAGCGCCTCATCACTTACCAGACCAGGATAAGCAATTTCAGGATCCAATCCTGAATTGATGGCCTGCTCTTTAAGCAATTGCAGGGATTGATAGGAATCCAGTGACTTTCTCAGGATGGTAGGCATCTGAAGACCTGCTTCTGTACGAAAAGTAATTACTGCAGGTCCTTCTTTTCCCCTGCGGGTCGTGATCACAATTACTCCGTTCGCACCTTTAATCCCATAAATCGCGGTAGTTGCAGCATCTTTAAGGATAGAGATGCTTTCCACCTCATTCGGATCCAGCTGGTTCAGTTGCGCATATTGATACTCCACATCATCCACGATTACCAAAGGGCTATTGCTGTTACCTGCAAATGAGCTGATCCCACGGATGTAAATATTGGCTGCATCTTTTCCCGGTTGTCCGCTGGTTTGTTGCTGGAACAATCCCGGCAACCTTCCTGCCAGTGAGTTCTGGATACTTGCCGCCGGACTTTGACGCAGTTCCTTTCCGGTAATGGTAGCGATGGAACCCGTATTTGTAATTTTCTTTTGTTTCGCAAAACCAACTACAACCACCTCATTCATCTGAGAATTGTTGTCGAGCAATTTTACACTGATGGCGTGGTCATTTCCTACAGTAATCGTTTGTGTATCATAACCAATACTGCTTATGGTGACTTGTTTTGTGGCAATCTTCAGGCTGAAATTACCGTTACTATTGCTGAATGTTCCGTTTTTGCGGTTTGCCGTTTCAAAAATGGTTGCGCCGGGAATGGGAGCACCATCTTTATCAGTCACCTTACCGCTCAATACCAATTGTTGAGCGAATGCCATAGTGCCCAGGCACAGCATAAAGCATATAAGAATTATCTTTCTCATTAT
This region of Pedobacter steynii genomic DNA includes:
- a CDS encoding RagB/SusD family nutrient uptake outer membrane protein yields the protein MKRLFKYTMIAAGLGLAVWSAGCKKATDKSFLDPTDIGQINEQTVFADSALSIQFLNSVYGELHRTYFMQNGTTGGGIWAFSDASDDGEARWSSGFSQGFNLANVAGGADNSFSLATWNNTYAMVRRVNVFLDNIDRAPLSTLKKTRLKAESRFLRAYAYYHLLRTFGGVPLLGDKKYSLSDDFLLPRNSFAENMSYIEKELNEVAAILPLEHLPEDFGRPTKGAALAVKAKLLLMAASPLYNENNPNSGPLKAILGYESYDASRWKKAADAAKDVMNLGLYRLVEDNATAPGYGYYDMGIQRKNSEYIFQIMMNTGRFYEQYLLPASRGGQNYGNPTQQLVDDYAMSNGKLITEPGSGYVATTPYLNRDPRFYYTVIYNQAPWLDRTSQTKKPVDLYALAPGDGMGTAPYNTVTGYLWRRFCNENAGGNYGVTSQIGLVVSRYADILLEFAEATNEFQGPNAEVYQAVESIRKRAGLMPFEIAPGMNKEQMRAVIRHERRIEFAAEEGHRLFDIFRWKTAETLLNGPMEGMRWTKTGNTFTGARTTFETRKFNSPQMYYHPIPLREMNKNNLFIQNPGW
- a CDS encoding SusC/RagA family TonB-linked outer membrane protein, whose translation is MRKIILICFMLCLGTMAFAQQLVLSGKVTDKDGAPIPGATIFETANRKNGTFSNSNGNFSLKIATKQVTISSIGYDTQTITVGNDHAISVKLLDNNSQMNEVVVVGFAKQKKITNTGSIATITGKELRQSPAASIQNSLAGRLPGLFQQQTSGQPGKDAANIYIRGISSFAGNSNSPLVIVDDVEYQYAQLNQLDPNEVESISILKDAATTAIYGIKGANGVIVITTRRGKEGPAVITFRTEAGLQMPTILRKSLDSYQSLQLLKEQAINSGLDPEIAYPGLVSDEALEHFRLGDDPFRYPNVNWYDEVMKNSAVQLRNNIDINGGTNSLRYFISAGSLYQNGILKDIDRKEDFDNNYYLKRYNIRSNVDLDVNKNLSLKLDLSTRFSEVNEPNLPDPMAGGALPFWRRISSGLLGPWVYPVRNADGSYGGVKGGSLNPVGALEYGGYKRNYSNDLNVNLSAEHKLGFITEGLSLKGVVAYTNKSEFNRQLTRGRFPVYSLIPGTDTLDPIYPELLRIEPLVRSGGDYEMPFRRLNFQAILNYNRQFGQHNVYGLVLTNRTGDIKGSDAPGNFQGYAGRLGYNFKSRYLIEFNAGYNGSDRFKSKNRFGFFPAISGGWNISEEPFFKDNIKVINYLKFRGSYGTVGSDEVTGNRYLYNEVYTVASGGYYFGESPTGQPRVTPGTLGNDDVRWEKERKANIGIDMKLFNSKLEVTADYFDHLRYDILTARETVPGYTGLSLPPVNLGKVSNKGFEVELNHRNAINDHFQYFIRANASFARNKILFRDEPAAVAPNLKRTGRPVGQLYGYISEGFYYDDADVANSPQVLGKIVKPGDLKYKDVNGDGIIDGNDITAIGKPETPELTYGFSAGFSYRNFDFSFLLQGAGLSSISSNTLLQIGNVNGIPAAIHLKRWTPETRETAEYPRLGGVSFDASTFWLRPADYLRLKNIELGYHLPKSLTDRLHLKDVRFYANGLNLLTFNKLKIYDVDPESKRGSVEAYQNYPQMKIVNFGLQVTF